The following coding sequences are from one Acipenser ruthenus chromosome 7, fAciRut3.2 maternal haplotype, whole genome shotgun sequence window:
- the LOC117415872 gene encoding serine/threonine-protein phosphatase 6 regulatory subunit 2-like isoform X6, whose translation MFWKFDLHTTSHVDKLLDKEDVTLRELMDEDDILQECKAQNSRLLLFLSQDQCMEDLVTLITQEPPTDIDEKIRFKYPNIACELLTSDVNHINDKLGGDESLLEILYRFLEQEPPLNPLLASFFSKTIGNLIARKTEQVISFLRKKDGFISLVLKHIDTSAMMDLLLRLISCVEPAPLRQEVLNWLNEEKLIQRLVDLIHTGQDEEKQSNASQTLCDIIRLSRDQATQMQDTTEPDPLLTVIESQDTVEQLLKNMFKEDKSENCLVNGTQVLLTLLEPRRPGVEGLMDLCSQGYERSYTVNSSILLGIEPHLKDFQQLLLNPPKKSAILTTIGVLEEPLGNARLHVSRLIASLLQTSTASINQELCRLDTMDLLLDLFFKYTWNNFLHFQVELCIAAILTHSANEEKTAGSPANKAEDEQSENPNPENPTDSSSENILVTHLFQKCCLVQRILDAWEANDKIQAEGGMRRGNMGHLTRIANTVVQNMEKGPVQAQISDLIKELPEDCQGRWESFVEETLTETNRRNTVDLVSTHNLHSSSEDDDMESPFHNEISLQQAFSDYQIQQMTSNFVDQFGFNDEEFAEQTDNVNATFDRIAEINFTLDADDDSPNAAVFEACCKERIQQFDDNEDEEDIWEEKEISYATQVKSRTRFGVSNTSESSSKSDVENGEQDGSIDSEEEQEPEPEPEPQPQTQTQAQPEPVPQPDPEPGEPAEPAAKTETSGNRNRQAESKQADSPKSPVWTATFENTVNSKPPLPCAAVDVGSSVWDSAAAVACDTTITEGKGWAKFTDFQPFCCSESVPRCSSPVDSDSNDSEGHPKQNQDKNLSGSSPCVWNVCVARKAPLVASDSSSSGGSDSEEEDDKTDIVTETIKTGSGHETVKLTMDAKNEKAVFTSSDADSMLIDKLTITDVPQKGCESPHRTEPSEDPLNSSATDSATIELIAKDRNREEAVPSEATLNGPA comes from the exons GTATCCTAACATCGCCTGTGAGCTGCTGACATCTGATGTGAACCATATCAATGATAAACTTGGAGGGGACGAGTCTTTGCTCGAAATACTATACAGATTCCTAGAACAGGAGCCACCCCTGAATCCTCTGCTCGCCAGTTTCTTCAGCAAAACTATTGGAAACCTCATAGCTAGAAAAACAGAACAG GTTATTAGCTTTTTGAGGAAGAAAGATGGTTTCATCAGCCTAGTCCTGAAACACATTGACACTTCAGCCATGATGGATCTACTGCTTCGTCTCATCAGCTGTGTGGAGCCTGCCCCTTTACGACAAGAGGTCTTAAAT TGGCTGAATGAAGAGAAGTTGATTCAGCGACTTGTAGATCTTATTCACACAGGTCAAGATGAAGAG aaACAGTCCAATGCTTCCCAGACTCTGTGTGATATAATCAGACTGAGCAGAGACCAGGCAACCCAGATGCAAGATACTACAGAACCTGACCCACTGCTTACTGTAATAGAATC GCAGGATACTGTCGAACAGCTTTTGAAGAATATGTTCAAGGAAGACAAGAGTGAGAACTGCTTAGTAAACGGAACTCAAGTGCTACTTACATTACTAGAACCCAGAAGGCCAGG GGTGGAAGGGCTGATGGATTTGTGTTCTCAGGGATATGAAAGGTCTTACACTGTCAATAGCAGCATTTTACTTGGTATTGAACCTCATCTGAAGGATTTTCAGCAGCTTCTGCTCAATCCTCCTAAG aAAAGTGCAATACTGACTACAATAGGCGTACTCGAGGAGCCGCTGGGAAATGCTCGCCTTCACGTTTCCAGACTCATTGCCTCCTTGCTTCAGACCAGCACAGCCAGCATCAACCAGGAACTATGCAGGCTTGATACCATGGACCTTCTACTT gacttgttttttaaatacacctGGAATAACTTTTTGCACTTCCAAGTGGAGCTGTGTATAGCAGCTATCTTGACCCACTCGGCAAATGAAGAGAAGACAGCAGGGAGTCCAGCGAATAAAGCTGAGGATGAACAGAGCGAGAATCCAAACCCAGAGAACCCCACTGACAGCAGCTCTGAGAATATCCTTGTGACAcat CTTTTCCAGAAGTGCTGTTTGGTGCAGAGGATACTGGATGCCTGGGAAGCAAATGACAAAATACA GGCAGAAGGTGGGATGAGAAGAGGCAACATGGGGCATCTCACCAGAATAGCTAATACTGTGGTACAGAACATGGAGAAAGGACCTGTCCAGGCTCAAATTAGTGACCTCATCAAAg AGCTGCCCGAGGACTGTCAAGGACGGTGGGAAAGTTTTGTAGAGGAGACTCTAACTGAGACAAACAGAAGAAACACTGTTGATCTG GTGAGCACGCACAACCTACACTCTTCCAGTGAAGATGATGACATGGAAAGCCCATTCCATAATGAGATTTCGCTTCAGCAG GCATTTTCAGATTATCAGATCCAGCAGATGACGTCCAATTTTGTAGACCAGTTTGGATTTAACGACGAGGAATTCGCAGAACAAACCGACAACGTAAA tgCCACGTTTGACAGGATTGCAGAAATAAATTTCACATTAGATGCTGATGATGATAGT cCAAATGCAGCTGTATTTGAGGCATGCTGTAAGGAGCGGATACAGCAGTTTGATGACAATGAGGATGAAGAGGACATCTGGGAAGAGAAAGAGATCAGCTATGCAACACAAGTCAAATCGAGAACA AGGTTTGGTGTTTCAAATACCTCTGAAAGCTCCTCTAAGAGTGATGTGGAAAACGGAGAGCAGGATGGGAGCATCGATTCAGAGGAGGAACaggagccagagccagagccagagccccagccacagacacagacacaggcacagcCAGAGCCAGTGCCACAGCCAGACCCAGAGCCTGGAGAGCCAGCAGAGCCAGCAGCCAAGACAGAAACCAGTGGAAACCGGAATCGCCAGGCTGAGAGCAAACAAGCAGATTCTCCCAAAA GCCCTGTATGGACAGCTACCTTTGAGAACACAGTGAACTCTAAGCCTCCCCTTCCATGCGCAGCTGTGGATGTGGGCTCCAGTGTCTGGGattcagcagcagcagtagcatgCGATACCACTATAACCGAGGGAAAAGGATGGGCAAAGTTTACAGACTTTCAGCCTTTCTGTTG CTCAGAGTCTGTCCCCAGATGTAGCTCCCCTGTTGACTCAGACAGTAATGATTCAGAAGGGCACCCCAAACAAAACCAGGACAAAAACT tgagtggctcctccccttgtGTCTGGAATGTTTGTGTGGCACGAAAGGCACCTTTGGTGGCATCTGACAGCAGCTCGTCTGGCGGGTCTGACAGTGAAGAGGAGGACGATAAAACAGACATAGTCACAGAAACCATAAAGACTGGCTCAGGGCATGAAACCGTCAAACTCACCATGGACGCCAAAAATGAGAAAGCAGTCTTCACAAG CAGTGATGCAGATTCCATGCTTATAGACAAGCTCACTATAACGGATGTCCCTCAGAAGGGATGTGAATCTCCACACAGGACAGAGCCGTCAGAAGACCCTCTAAACTCCAGCGCTACAGACAGCGCAACAATAGAACTTATAGCAAAAGACAGAAA CAGAGAAGAGGCAGTGCCTTCTGAAGCAACTCTCAATGGCCCTGCTTGA